The following is a genomic window from Pseudanabaena galeata CCNP1313.
TTTTTGGTTCTGCAAGAGGTCTACTCTAGGGAGCTTTTCAGACTTGTGGAACACAAAACTTTGCGCTAACCGTTTTACACTATTGGTAAACCTAGCTAGAACTGATTTTATGTCATCCAATAGTTCAACTATGCTATCTACGATCTCGAATGGAGCTTTACGACGAGTACATCACATTGCTTTGAATGTGCGGGATATGCAGGTCTCTTGTGATTTTTATGGCAGTATTTTGGGACTGCATCAACTCATTGGTGAAGAGGTTCCCAGTACTCTAATCGATTTAGTAGCAGCAGGCAAAGTAGCTAATTTTAGAACTCCCGATGGCACAGTTCTCGATTTGTTTTGGGAACCAGAACTTACTCCGCCCGATCTCGATCCGCAGAGGCAATTTACACGAGCTAATCATCTAGCCTTTGATATTGCTCCTGAATTGTTTGAGCAAGCGGTGGCAGTATTGCGATCGCATCAAGTCCAAATTGAGGGTGAGCCTGTTACTCGTCCTACTGGTAGAGGTGTTTATTTTTATGACCCTGATGGATTTCTCATTGAAATACGCTGCGATCCTAGCTAAGTTTAGTGTCAATAAATTTCTGCCAAGTCTCGTTGGGTTGCCAGATTTTATGTAAATCCGCGATCGCATTTTCATGGTCACACTTGAGATGCAATCGGCGATAGAGATAGACAAAGATGGCAACTCGCATATTCTTGGCGCAATGGACAAAGATTTTTTGCCGTTGGCGTTGTTCCATTGCTTGCAAAAACTGATCTAGATCTGCCATTGTCGGACTTTCCCAATTCACTGGAATGGCAATATATTCCATACCCAACGATTGCACTAGTTGTGCTTCATTGGTGATCGCCCCTTCAGAAGTCGGTAAAGCCAGATTAATCACTGTCTCATAATCAGCGTCAGCGATCGCTCGGAACTGCTTGATGGTTGGCTGTCCTGCTGTCGCTAGTTTGTCTGAGATTTGCAGGAAGTTAAGTATTTCTGATAGGCGATCGCTATTTTGGCTCATAAACAACTTAGTTCCCATTTCTGTCTTGGCTGAGAAAAATAGATACAGAACCAAAAATATGATTCCTCCCAAAAGTTGTAGCCAACCATAATTCATGACATTTGCGGTCAATGCTCTTTTGCTAACGATTGACAGTTTACCAGTTTCTCAGATTTGCTAATTTCAAACCTCAATCAGCAATGCTTTGTTTTCTGGGCATGGCAGGCAAGTGCGATCGCTCTACAAAACTTGACAGTTGATTAAAACAGAATTTTAGCTAATAACCACTATTTGAGTTTTCAGAAAATTTACACCTTTTACCAGTTAGGCTTAA
Proteins encoded in this region:
- a CDS encoding VOC family protein; the encoded protein is MLSTISNGALRRVHHIALNVRDMQVSCDFYGSILGLHQLIGEEVPSTLIDLVAAGKVANFRTPDGTVLDLFWEPELTPPDLDPQRQFTRANHLAFDIAPELFEQAVAVLRSHQVQIEGEPVTRPTGRGVYFYDPDGFLIEIRCDPS
- a CDS encoding protein tyrosine phosphatase family protein, coding for MTANVMNYGWLQLLGGIIFLVLYLFFSAKTEMGTKLFMSQNSDRLSEILNFLQISDKLATAGQPTIKQFRAIADADYETVINLALPTSEGAITNEAQLVQSLGMEYIAIPVNWESPTMADLDQFLQAMEQRQRQKIFVHCAKNMRVAIFVYLYRRLHLKCDHENAIADLHKIWQPNETWQKFIDTKLS